Below is a window of Variovorax sp. TBS-050B DNA.
ACCACGGGCAGGCCGGTGGCTTCGATCTTGACCACCGCGACGTCGCTGCGCTTGTCGGCGCCGATCAGCTTGGCCTTGAACTCGCGCTTGTCGGTGAGCGTGACGAGGATCTCGGACGCATCCTCGATCACGTGCGCATTGGTCATCACGTAGCCGTCGGCGCTCAGGATGAAGCCCGAGCCCACGCCGCGCGGGCGCTCTTCCTCCTGCGGCTGCGGCCGGTTCTGGCGCGGTCCGGGACGCGGGTTGCCGGGCAGCGGCTGTCCGAAGAAGCGGCGGAAGAACTCCTGCATCTCCTCGTCCATCTCGCCGCCGCCACCACCGCGCGTGACCTTCTCGACGGTGCGGATGCCCACCACTGCGGGACCGACCTGCTCGACGAGGTCGGCGAAGTCGGGCAGGCCGCGGGCCTGCGGTGCAGTCTGAGGCGCCTGTGCGGCGGCCGGTGCGGCGGGCAGCAGGCCTGCCGCGGCCGTGCATGCCAGGCCGAATGCGAAGAAACAGGAACGAAGCTTGTGTCCCTCGACTTTGAACATCATCGGTTTTCTTTCAAAAGAACAGAGCGGCCAAAAGTAGAAGAGCTATGAGTCTGCGATGCCAACTTGGTTCATCCAGCACCACCGGCTGCTGCGGACCGTGACCCGCGGCTCAGCGTATGCGCGCGAGGCTCTGGGCAAAGGCGTTGAGCGTCTGCTGCGGCACCTCGCCCACCGCCGTGAGCCACCAGTCGCTCGCCGGTTCGGGCAGCCGCCTCCGGATCGCGTTCGTCGCGCCGATGGTCAGCACGCCGTCGCGCGGCGCACGCTTTTCATCGTAGCGCTCGATGAAGAGCGACACCGAAGCAAGGCCATCGGAGAAGGTCCACTGGACCGTGCGGTCCTGCGCTGCCTTGTCGCCGGCCGGTCGCCGGTAGAAGCTGCGCGGCTTGAAGCCGGCCACGGGCGCCCTGAGCGCCCAGCCCTCGTCCTGCGCATTGCTGCGCTCGAGTTCGAGCTTTTCGACGCGGTAGCCGCTGGTGTTGGCCATCATCTGCAGCAGCGCCTGCGCCTTGACCGGCGCGTCGAGCTGCAGTTCGGAGAACGCCGACTGCTCCAGCACGCGCGACTCGCCGTCCACGGTCTGGAGCTTCACCACGAGCCCCGAGCGGCGCTCGCTCCAGATGCGGTAGCCGAAGCGCAATCCGTCGTGCGGCACCAGCTGCACCACGTCGGTGTCGAAGCCGGCCACGCGGTCCTTCCCGATGGTGCGGACGTCGTAGAAATCGCCGATGGACGAATCGGGCTTGTTCGGGAGGTTGGGGAACAGATCGAGGTTCTCGCGCTTCTCGACCTTCACGACCTTCGCCTCGGGCAGGAAGGTCATCACTTGGTGGTTGCGCCGGAAGGTCGAGCGCGGCGGGCCCGACAGCGCCTCGATGCGCTCGATCTGCATTTCACCGTCGCGCACATGCCAGATCCGCGCGCTCGACAGGTTGCCGCCCGCGGCCGACACCACGAAGGTGCCGATGTAGTTCCGCTGCCGGGCGCCCGCGTGCATGCGCTGCAGCCATTCGACCACGCCCATCGCGGGCGGCGCATCACCGGTCTGCGCGGAGGCCGCCTCCTTGGCACTCGCGGCGGCGCCGGACCGGGTCTGGGCGGCCGCGACCTGGGCGAGGCAGAAAGCAGCGAACACCAGCGCGAATGCGCGTGCGGAAATCTGCATCGGAAGGATCATCGAGCGTGGCGATCGGCGCACATCAGCGCGTGGGGCCTTCGAAAGTGGCGTTGCGCAGGAAGCTCGAGGGCATCTGCGACGCGCCGCCGGCCTGCTGATGCGCCTCGAGCAGCTGGTCGAGGCGCGGGTCGCGCAGCATGACCTGCGGATTGCCGTTGCCCACCAGCACGCGCGTGGGCGCCAGCGTGCTGCCGGCGGTCGGCTGACCATTGGAGGCCGCGACGGCCAGCACCGAATTGGCGGCGGGCTGCGGCTGCGTCGCCGCCAATTGCGCGCCCGGCGCCGGCACGGCGGCGCCGTTGCCGACCAGCGTCCAGCTGATCGCCGCCACGGCCATCAGCGAGGCCGCGCCGGCCACGAGCTTCCAGCGGAAGACCGGCTCGTTGGCCGCATCGGCCTTGCGCCGCACCGCAGTCACGGTGGAAGCGGCTTCGAGGGGCACCACCGCGGGCCGCAGCACGACGGGTTCCGCGGCAAGGCGCTGCTGGAAGCGCGTCAGGAAGGCATCGGTGTCGGTGCACGGCGCATGGGCGCCCGAGCGCAGCACATCGCCCACGAGGTGGTAGGCACGCCAGGCGCCCCGGGCGTCTTCCTGGGCGCACACGGTCTCGATGGCCAGCGCCAAGTCCTCGCCCTGCAAATGACCGTCCGCCAATGCGGACACCTGTTCACGCCCCGTCATGGTCTGATTCATTTCATTCACCTGCTTACCTACCACCGCTTGCCGGACTGGTTGTCCAGCAGCGGCTTGACCCTGGCCGAAATGGCCTCACGCGCCCGGAAAATACGCGAGCGCACCGTGCCGATAGGGCAATCCATGACCTCGGCAATCTCTTCGTAACTCATGCCCTCGATCTCGCGCAGGGTGACGGCCTGGCGCAGTTCGGCAGGCAGCGCTTCCATCGCCATTTCGACCACGCGGGCGATTTCGTTCGCCGCCAGGACCGATTCGGGGGTTTCGTCGCTGATTGGTTCGTTTCCGGGGCGGTAAGTTTCATCGTCGTCTTCAGAAGACGGCCGCAGGGCACTCTCGGAAACCGTCGGGTCGCGCTTCATGTCGACCAGCGCCTTCTTCGCCGTATTGACGGCGATGCGATAGAGCCAGGTGTAGAACTGGGCGTCGCCGCGAAACTGGTGCAGTGCGCGGTAGGCGCGGATGAAGGTCTCCTGAGCGATGTCCTCGATCAGGTCGACGTCGCGCACCATGCGCCCGATGAGCCGCTCGATCCGGCGCTGGTACTTGACGACCAGCAGTTCGAAGGCCTTCTGGTCGCCGGCCACGGTACGCTGGACCAGCTGCAGGTCCACCTCGCCCGGGCGCGGGGTGCCGGCGGCGCCGTCGGGCAGGCCGGACTCCGGAGGCACTGGCGGCGGAGAAGTGGTCATCGGCAGTCTTCAGGGCGCATCGGCAGGCACCGTCGCCCGCCACGGCTGCGCCACGGGCGACGTGGACGGAATGCGCGCATAGGCCGCACGACGCAGGTCGCGCCAGCGCTCGGGCATGGCACGCTGCTCGGCCCACACCCAGCGCGCCGCGCGGCCCGGCTCGACGAGCCGGAGCAGCAGCAGCGACTGCAGGTCGAGCGCGACGACGGCACGCGCCGCATGGACGCTCCGGCCCGGATCGCTGCCGGCGAGCGACCAGCAAAGGCCGTCGAAGCGCAGCTCGGCCGCACCGTCGCTGCGCAACGCAAGCGCGGCCGCGGCACCCGAGAACAGGACGCTCAGCACCAGCAGCACCTGGCGCCAGGCGGCGCCATCGAACAGGTAGCAGGAAATGCCCGCGCAGCAGGCGCCCAATGCCCAGGCGGCGATCAGGATCCGGGTCGCGCCGCGCGAGCGCCCCACCGGATAGTTCACCGACGGCGCGCTGTGCATGAAGGAACTGTGCTCAAGCGCGCTTGAACACCAGCGTGCCGTTGGTGCCGCCGAAGCCGAAGTTGTTCTTGACCGCGACATCGATCTTGAGATCGCGCGCCTCGTTGGCGCAATAGTCGAGATCGCACTCCGGATCCTGGTTGAAGATGTTGATGGTCGGCGGGCTCTTCTGGTGATGCAGTGCCAGCACCGTGAAGACCGACTCGATGCCGCCGGCGCCGCCCAGCAGGTGGCCGGTCATCGACTTGGTCGAGTTCACGACGAGCTTCTTCGCGTGATCGCCGAACGCGAGCTTGACCGCGTTGGTCTCGTTCAGGTCGCCGATCTGGGTCGAGGTGCCGTGCGCGTTGAGGTACTGCACCTGGTCGGGGTTGACGCCCGCGTTCGACAGCGCCATGGCCATCGACCGGCGCGGGCCGTCGACGTCGGGCGCAGTCATGTGGTACGCGTCGCCGGTCAGGCCGAAGCCCGCCACTTCGGCGTAGATCTTGGCGCCGCGCGCCTTGGCGCGCTCGTACTCCTCGAGCACCAGCACGCCGGCGCCTTCGCCGAGCACGAAGCCGTCGCGGTCCTTGTCCCACGGGCGCGAAGCCGTCGCCGGATCGTCGTTGCGCGTGCTGAGCGCGCGCGGGGCCGTGAAGCCGCCGATGCCGAGCGGCGAGATGGTCGACTCGGCGCCGCCGGCGATCATCACGTCGGCGTCGCCGTACTCGATCATGCGCGCCGAGGTGCCGATGGCATGCAGGCCGGTGGTGCAGGCCGTCACGATGGCGATGTTCGGGCCCTTGAAGCCGTACTTGATCGACACATGGCCCGAGATCATGTTGATGATCGATGCCGGCACGAAGAACGGCGACACGCGGCGCGGACCGCGCGCGGTGAGCTCGCCGTGGGTCTCCTCGATCATCGGCAGGCCGCCGATGCCGGAGCCGATGTTGCAGCCGATGCGCACGGCCTCTTCATAGGAGAGCGCGTCGCCGGTCGCGAGGCCGCTGTCCTGCACGGCCTGGATGGCCGCTGCCAGTCCGAGATGGATGAAGCGGTCCATGTGACGCGCTTCCTTCTCGGAGATGTATTGGGTGATGTCGAAACCCTTCACCTCGCCCGCGAACTTGCAGGCGAAGGCGCTTGCATCGAAGGCGGTGATGTTCGCGATGCCCGACTTCCCAGCCAACAGGTTGGCCCAGGATTCGGTCGCGGAGTTTCCGACAGGAGCGATGCAACCGAGTCCGGTCACGACGACGCGGCGTTTGGTCATGCCGGCAAACCTTTCTGGAAGCGTTGAACAGCTGCCGATCGGCGCCTGCGGTTCAATGAAGAAAAGCCGCCAGTCGCCGTCGCAGTGTCGGCTGGCCGATCAGGCCTTTTGATTCTTGGTGGCGTAGTCGACGGCGTTCTGCACCGTGGTGATCTTTTCGGCATCTTCGTCGGGGATCTCGATGCCGAACTCGTCTTCGAGTGCCATCACGAGTTCGACCGTGTCGAGCGAGTCAGCGCCGAGGTCGGCCACGAAAGCCTTTTCATTCGTCACTTGGGACTCTTCCACGCCGAGCTGCTCGGCGATGATTTTCTTGACACGTGCTTCGATATCGCTCATTTGGTTCCCTCTGAGGGTTGTAGGTAACAGTGGATTTTAGCCGGGCGCATTGTGGCATTTGCCGTGTGCCCGGTACGGGAAAACATTGCGCCTTTCGGCTACATGTGCATGCCGCCGTTGACGTGCAGTTCCTGCCCCGTCACGTAGGAGGCCTGCGGCGACGCGAGGTACGCCACCGCATGCGCGATGTCGGCGGGCTTGCCCAGGTGTCCCAGCGGGATCTGCTGCAGCAGCGCCTGCTGCTGTGCCTCGGGCAGGCTCGCCGTCATGTCGGTTTCGATGAAGCCCGGCGCCACGCAGTTCACCGTGATGTTGCGGCTGCCGAGTTCGCGCGCCAGCGCACGCGTCATGCCCGCCACGCCGGCCTTGGCGGCCGCGTAGTTGGCCTGTCCGGCGTTGCCGGAGGCCCCCACCACGCTCGTGATGCTGATGATGCGGCCGTAGCGCTGCTTCATCATCGGACGGATCACGGCGCGCGAGAGGCGAAAGACCGCCTTCAGGTTGGTGTCGAGCACCGCGTCCCAGTCCTCGTCCTTGAGGCGCATCGCGAGCGTGTCGCGCGTGATGCCGGCGTTGTTGACCAGCACGTGGATCGCGCCGTAGGCCTTAACGATCTCGTCGATCAGCGCCTCGACGGCGGCGCCGTCGTTCACGTCGAGCGCGCGGCCGCGGCCGTCGTAGGCGCTCAGCGCGGAGGTGATCTTTGCCGCGCCGTCGGCGGTGGTGCCGGTGCCCACCACCTTGAGGCCGCGCTGCGCGAGTTCGAGCGCGATCGCCGCGCCGATGCCGCGCGACGCG
It encodes the following:
- a CDS encoding MucB/RseB C-terminal domain-containing protein, with protein sequence MILPMQISARAFALVFAAFCLAQVAAAQTRSGAAASAKEAASAQTGDAPPAMGVVEWLQRMHAGARQRNYIGTFVVSAAGGNLSSARIWHVRDGEMQIERIEALSGPPRSTFRRNHQVMTFLPEAKVVKVEKRENLDLFPNLPNKPDSSIGDFYDVRTIGKDRVAGFDTDVVQLVPHDGLRFGYRIWSERRSGLVVKLQTVDGESRVLEQSAFSELQLDAPVKAQALLQMMANTSGYRVEKLELERSNAQDEGWALRAPVAGFKPRSFYRRPAGDKAAQDRTVQWTFSDGLASVSLFIERYDEKRAPRDGVLTIGATNAIRRRLPEPASDWWLTAVGEVPQQTLNAFAQSLARIR
- a CDS encoding sigma-E factor negative regulatory protein; this encodes MNQTMTGREQVSALADGHLQGEDLALAIETVCAQEDARGAWRAYHLVGDVLRSGAHAPCTDTDAFLTRFQQRLAAEPVVLRPAVVPLEAASTVTAVRRKADAANEPVFRWKLVAGAASLMAVAAISWTLVGNGAAVPAPGAQLAATQPQPAANSVLAVAASNGQPTAGSTLAPTRVLVGNGNPQVMLRDPRLDQLLEAHQQAGGASQMPSSFLRNATFEGPTR
- the rpoE gene encoding RNA polymerase sigma factor RpoE, whose product is MTTSPPPVPPESGLPDGAAGTPRPGEVDLQLVQRTVAGDQKAFELLVVKYQRRIERLIGRMVRDVDLIEDIAQETFIRAYRALHQFRGDAQFYTWLYRIAVNTAKKALVDMKRDPTVSESALRPSSEDDDETYRPGNEPISDETPESVLAANEIARVVEMAMEALPAELRQAVTLREIEGMSYEEIAEVMDCPIGTVRSRIFRAREAISARVKPLLDNQSGKRW
- the fabF gene encoding beta-ketoacyl-ACP synthase II; the protein is MTKRRVVVTGLGCIAPVGNSATESWANLLAGKSGIANITAFDASAFACKFAGEVKGFDITQYISEKEARHMDRFIHLGLAAAIQAVQDSGLATGDALSYEEAVRIGCNIGSGIGGLPMIEETHGELTARGPRRVSPFFVPASIINMISGHVSIKYGFKGPNIAIVTACTTGLHAIGTSARMIEYGDADVMIAGGAESTISPLGIGGFTAPRALSTRNDDPATASRPWDKDRDGFVLGEGAGVLVLEEYERAKARGAKIYAEVAGFGLTGDAYHMTAPDVDGPRRSMAMALSNAGVNPDQVQYLNAHGTSTQIGDLNETNAVKLAFGDHAKKLVVNSTKSMTGHLLGGAGGIESVFTVLALHHQKSPPTINIFNQDPECDLDYCANEARDLKIDVAVKNNFGFGGTNGTLVFKRA
- the acpP gene encoding acyl carrier protein, with the protein product MSDIEARVKKIIAEQLGVEESQVTNEKAFVADLGADSLDTVELVMALEDEFGIEIPDEDAEKITTVQNAVDYATKNQKA
- the fabG gene encoding 3-oxoacyl-ACP reductase FabG produces the protein MSIPKFEGQVALVTGASRGIGAAIALELAQRGLKVVGTGTTADGAAKITSALSAYDGRGRALDVNDGAAVEALIDEIVKAYGAIHVLVNNAGITRDTLAMRLKDEDWDAVLDTNLKAVFRLSRAVIRPMMKQRYGRIISITSVVGASGNAGQANYAAAKAGVAGMTRALARELGSRNITVNCVAPGFIETDMTASLPEAQQQALLQQIPLGHLGKPADIAHAVAYLASPQASYVTGQELHVNGGMHM